TTCGCTACGTGTTCGCCCGATCCAAATTTCCGGTGACAGGGGCGGAGACCCGTGTGATATGTTTCCCGGGTTGCGCGCTGGCCGGCTCAGCCAGTGCCTCTCGAAACCTCTGCGGTCGCGTCGGGCCACGCCCGCCGCGTCGCCTCGCACCCCAGGGTCGGACGCCGCACGATGTTCTCGAAGCGCTACACGATTGTCATTGCCGACCGGGCGAGCGGCGCCACGCGCCGAGTCACCGTCAGTGTCCGGGCCGCGGTGTTCGCGGTCGTGGGCATGATGGCGCTGCCCGTGCTCATGGGCCTTGGGGCGCGCTTCAGCGCGACGTCCGACATCGAGCGGCTGCGCGCACGCGCCGACGCGCTCGAGACCGAGAACAGCAGCTATCGGACGGCCACCGGCGAGCTGACCATGCAGTTGTCGGCTCTGCAGGACGTCCTCGACGAACTCGGTGAGCGTGCCCGCGCCGACGAGGCCACGGCGGTCGCGATGTCGAAGCTCCCCACGGTGGTCCGCCAGCGGGCCATGGGCGGGAGTGCTGCGGCCGCGGAACAGACGAGCCGGACGCTGCTGGCCGCGGCCGTCTCGTCTCCCGAGAACACGTTCGGCGTGCTGCGCGACCTGCTCGGCGTGCTCGAGAATCGCCTCCGCGTGGTTCGGACCGATGTCGAGCGCTGGGAGGCGCTCGCCGGCGCCACGCCGTCCATCTGGCCGGCGTACGGCTGGCTCACCGACCGCTTCGGCAAGCGCCGCGACCCGTTCACGGGCGAACAGGCGTATCACCTCGGCCTCGACATCTCGGCCGACAAGGGCGCGCCGGTGTTCGCGACAGCGGCCGGCGTGGTCCAGAGCGCGGGCTGGCACAGCGACTTCGGCAACCTCGTCGTCATCGGACACGACTTCGGACTGCTGACCCGCTACGCTCACCTCTCGCGTCTGGCCGTGAAGGCGGGCGAGCAGGTGCGGCGCGGCGACATCATCGGCTTCGTCGGCGCGACGGGACGGGCGACCGGGACGCACCTGCACTACGAGGTGTGGGCCAACGGGCGGCCCATCAACCCGCTCGACCTGCTGACGACCAAGCGGCCGTAGGCCCCCGGGCGCACGGCCGGCCTTCCGCACGGCCATCCCGCTCACGACGCGGGCGCGCGCGTTGTCTTGACGGCCATCCGAGCGCTCCCTAGAATCGAGAGATGCCCCGGCCGTGCGTGGTCCCCTCAGGGACGGTCCATCCTTGATCATCAACACGATCCTCGCCTCCGTCTTCGGCACCCAGAACGAGCGCGAGCTGAAGCGGATTCGGCCGCTCGTGGCGGAGGTCAACGCCCGCGAGTCGTCCGTGCGGGCCCTCGCCGACGATGCGCTGCGGCTGAAGACCGCCGAGCTCCGCGAGCGACTGGGGCGCGGCGCGACGCTCGACGAGTTGCTCCCCGATGCCTTCGCGGTGGTACGCGAGGCGGGCCGCCGCGTGCTCGACATGCGGCACTTCGACGTGCAGCTCATCGGCGGTATCGTGCTCCATCACGGCAAGATCGCCGAGATGAAGACCGGCGAGGGCAAGACGCTCGTGGCCACGCTGCCGGCGTACCTGAACGCGCTCGCGGGCAAGGGCGTGCACGTCGTGACGGTGAACGACTACCTCGCCCGGCGCGACTCCGAGTGGATGGGGCGGATCTACCGCTTCCTCGGCATGTCGGTCGGCGTCATCCAGCACGAGTTGACCGACGCCGAGCGGCGGGTCGCGTACGCCTGCGACATCACGTACGGCACGAACAACGAGTTCGGCTTCGACTACCTCCGCGACAACATGAAGTTCGAGCTGGCGCAGTTCGTCCAGCGCCCGCACTACTTCGCGATCGTCGACGAGGTCGACAGCATCCTGATCGACGAGGCGCGCACGCCGCTCATCATCTCCGGGCCCGCCGAGGAGTCGACCGAGCTCTATTACGAGGTCGACCGCATCATCCCGCGGCTCAAGCCGGGCGCCGTCACGCAGGGCAACGTCAAGGCCGAAGAGCGGGAGGCGCTCGAGCAGACCGGCGACTTCCTCGTCGACGAGAAGCACAAGACGGTGGCGCTGACGGAGAGCGGCATGGCGCTCGCCGAGAAGCTGCTCGCGCA
The Acidobacteriota bacterium DNA segment above includes these coding regions:
- a CDS encoding M23 family metallopeptidase, whose product is MFSKRYTIVIADRASGATRRVTVSVRAAVFAVVGMMALPVLMGLGARFSATSDIERLRARADALETENSSYRTATGELTMQLSALQDVLDELGERARADEATAVAMSKLPTVVRQRAMGGSAAAAEQTSRTLLAAAVSSPENTFGVLRDLLGVLENRLRVVRTDVERWEALAGATPSIWPAYGWLTDRFGKRRDPFTGEQAYHLGLDISADKGAPVFATAAGVVQSAGWHSDFGNLVVIGHDFGLLTRYAHLSRLAVKAGEQVRRGDIIGFVGATGRATGTHLHYEVWANGRPINPLDLLTTKRP